One Halomonas sp. THAF5a genomic region harbors:
- a CDS encoding nucleoside deaminase, whose translation MISETDKRHLERCVELAEEALEAGDEPFGSVLVSGDGAVLVEDHNHVAGGDATQHPEFFLARWAAENLPPEERARATVYTSGEHCPMCAAAHGWVGLGRIVYASSSEQLVGWLKEMGVAPPPVNTLPIQEIVPSATVEGPEPELAERVHALHRRLHGV comes from the coding sequence ATGATCAGCGAAACCGACAAGCGGCACCTCGAACGCTGCGTGGAGCTGGCCGAGGAGGCCCTGGAGGCCGGCGACGAGCCCTTCGGCTCGGTGCTGGTGAGCGGCGACGGTGCGGTGCTGGTCGAGGACCACAACCACGTGGCCGGCGGCGATGCCACCCAGCACCCGGAGTTCTTCCTGGCCCGCTGGGCCGCGGAGAACCTGCCTCCCGAGGAGCGCGCCCGGGCCACCGTCTACACCTCGGGCGAGCACTGCCCGATGTGCGCGGCCGCCCACGGCTGGGTGGGGCTGGGGCGCATCGTCTACGCCAGCTCCTCCGAGCAGCTCGTCGGCTGGCTCAAGGAGATGGGCGTCGCCCCGCCGCCCGTGAACACCCTGCCGATCCAGGAGATCGTGCCGAGCGCGACGGTCGAGGGGCCGGAGCCGGAGCTCGCCGAGCGGGTCCACGCCCTGCATCGCCGCCTGCACGGGGTCTGA
- a CDS encoding glutathione S-transferase N-terminal domain-containing protein has translation MPRPNRLHQLLCVMRRHDGRLGGPALAEALGIPLRTLYQDIAALRALGVEIASDPGVGYVLAPGVLVPPLNLSQAQFEALAQGLDRVRNAPEEPLSRPAGEVLACLAEALPEVMSDDLDVPETRAASPGQPASEAAPRELIFYTNPLSRGGIVHWMLEELGVSYRTVVLEYGTTMKSPDYLALNPMGKVPAIRHGDAVVTEAAAICTYLADAFPEAGLAPPPTERADYYRWLFLAAGPLEAALGLGALGVHPTPEQQMQLGCGDVWSVLDTLSAAVAGRRYIAGDRFSAADVYVGSHLGWGMHFGTIPRRPEFEAYWAGLRDRPARARCEAFIEQARSPLA, from the coding sequence ATGCCCCGCCCGAACCGCTTGCACCAACTGCTCTGTGTGATGCGTCGACACGATGGCCGCCTCGGCGGGCCGGCGCTCGCCGAGGCGCTCGGCATTCCCCTGCGCACCCTCTATCAGGATATCGCGGCGCTGCGGGCGCTGGGGGTCGAGATCGCCAGCGACCCCGGCGTCGGCTACGTGCTCGCGCCCGGGGTGCTGGTGCCGCCCCTTAACCTGAGTCAGGCGCAGTTCGAGGCGCTCGCGCAAGGGCTCGACCGCGTGCGCAACGCCCCCGAGGAGCCGCTCTCGCGGCCGGCCGGCGAGGTGCTGGCGTGCCTCGCCGAGGCCCTGCCCGAGGTGATGTCGGACGACCTGGACGTGCCTGAGACGCGCGCTGCCTCCCCGGGACAGCCCGCGTCCGAGGCCGCGCCCCGCGAGCTGATCTTCTACACCAACCCGCTCTCTCGGGGCGGCATCGTCCACTGGATGCTCGAGGAGCTCGGCGTCTCCTATCGGACCGTGGTGCTCGAGTACGGCACCACGATGAAGTCGCCGGACTACCTGGCGCTCAACCCCATGGGCAAGGTGCCGGCGATCCGCCACGGCGACGCCGTGGTCACCGAGGCCGCCGCGATCTGCACCTACCTCGCCGACGCCTTTCCCGAGGCCGGGCTGGCACCGCCGCCCACCGAGCGGGCCGACTACTATCGCTGGCTGTTCCTCGCCGCCGGACCGTTGGAGGCCGCCCTGGGGCTCGGTGCGCTGGGCGTGCATCCCACGCCCGAGCAGCAGATGCAGCTCGGCTGCGGCGATGTCTGGTCGGTGCTCGACACCCTCTCCGCCGCGGTCGCCGGGCGTCGCTATATCGCCGGCGATCGCTTCAGTGCGGCGGACGTCTACGTCGGCTCCCACCTCGGCTGGGGCATGCACTTCGGCACGATCCCGCGGCGGCCCGAATTCGAGGCCTACTGGGCGGGCCTGAGGGACCGGCCGGCACGCGCTCGCTGCGAGGCGTTCATCGAGCAGGCCCGCTCGCCGCTGGCCTGA
- a CDS encoding acyl-CoA dehydrogenase C-terminal domain-containing protein — MPDYQAPLRDLRFVMDEMLDYPAHYARLPGGEEATPDVVGAILEEGARFAREVLLPLNQSGDREGCLMEGGEVKAPKGFKEAYAQYVAGGWPGLAAEAEHGGQGLPASLGMALNEMICATNLAWGMYPGLSHGAADALRHHGSEAQKATYLTRLVEGTWTGTMCLTEPHCGTDLGLIKTRAVPNDDGSHAITGTKIFISAGEHNLAENIVHLVLAKLPDAPEGSKGISLFVVPKFLPNEAGEPGERNGVACGSLEHKMGIHGNATCVMNFDAARGFLVGAPHQGLACMFTMMNAARIGVGIQGLGLTEASFQNSLAYARDRLQMRALAGAKAPEKPADPIIVHPDVRRMLLTQKAFAEGGRMLTLYTAQMIDLVEQGSDPAERERAETLLGLLTPIVKAFLTEVGFEATNEGVQVFGGHGFIQEWGMEQLVRDARITRLYEGTTGIQALDLLGRKVLMSQGETLKVFTREIHRFCQAEEGNPELAEFVRPLAKLNREWGELTMGVGMKAMSEREEVGAASVDYLMYSGYVTLAYLFARAARQARAALAEGGDEAAFYRAKLDTARFYYQRLLPRTRAHQAAIEAGGESLMAIGAEDFGLGFET, encoded by the coding sequence ATGCCCGACTACCAGGCCCCCCTGCGCGACCTGCGCTTCGTGATGGATGAGATGCTCGACTACCCGGCCCACTACGCGCGTCTGCCCGGGGGCGAGGAGGCCACCCCCGATGTGGTGGGCGCCATCCTGGAGGAGGGCGCGCGATTCGCCCGCGAGGTGCTGCTGCCGCTGAACCAGAGCGGCGACCGCGAGGGCTGCCTGATGGAGGGCGGCGAGGTCAAGGCCCCCAAGGGCTTCAAGGAAGCCTACGCCCAGTACGTGGCGGGCGGCTGGCCGGGGCTCGCCGCAGAGGCGGAGCACGGCGGACAGGGCCTGCCGGCCTCGCTCGGCATGGCGCTCAACGAGATGATCTGCGCCACCAACCTGGCCTGGGGCATGTACCCGGGGCTCTCCCACGGCGCTGCCGACGCCCTGCGCCATCACGGCAGCGAGGCGCAGAAGGCCACCTATCTGACCAGGCTGGTCGAGGGCACCTGGACCGGCACCATGTGCCTGACCGAGCCCCACTGCGGTACCGACCTGGGGTTGATCAAGACCCGCGCCGTGCCGAATGACGACGGTAGCCATGCGATCACCGGCACCAAGATCTTCATCTCCGCCGGGGAGCACAACCTGGCCGAGAACATCGTCCACCTGGTGCTGGCCAAGCTGCCGGATGCTCCGGAGGGCTCCAAGGGCATCTCGCTGTTCGTGGTGCCCAAGTTCCTGCCGAACGAGGCGGGCGAGCCCGGCGAGCGCAACGGCGTCGCCTGCGGCTCGCTGGAGCACAAGATGGGCATCCACGGCAACGCCACCTGCGTGATGAACTTCGACGCCGCCCGGGGCTTCCTGGTGGGTGCGCCCCACCAGGGCCTGGCCTGCATGTTCACCATGATGAACGCCGCGCGCATCGGCGTGGGCATCCAGGGGCTCGGCCTCACCGAGGCGAGCTTCCAGAACTCCCTGGCCTACGCCCGCGACCGCCTGCAGATGCGCGCGCTGGCCGGTGCGAAGGCCCCGGAGAAGCCCGCCGACCCGATCATCGTCCACCCGGACGTGCGCCGCATGCTGCTGACCCAGAAGGCCTTCGCCGAGGGCGGGCGGATGCTGACGCTATACACCGCGCAGATGATTGACCTGGTCGAGCAGGGGAGCGACCCCGCCGAGAGGGAGCGCGCCGAGACCCTGCTCGGCCTGCTGACGCCCATCGTCAAGGCCTTCCTGACCGAGGTCGGCTTCGAGGCCACCAACGAGGGGGTGCAGGTCTTCGGCGGCCACGGTTTCATCCAGGAGTGGGGCATGGAGCAGCTGGTGCGCGACGCACGCATCACCCGCCTCTACGAGGGCACCACCGGCATCCAGGCCCTCGACCTGCTCGGTCGCAAGGTGCTGATGAGCCAGGGCGAGACCCTCAAGGTCTTCACCAGGGAGATCCACCGCTTCTGCCAGGCCGAGGAGGGCAACCCCGAGCTCGCCGAGTTCGTGCGTCCCCTGGCCAAGCTGAACCGGGAGTGGGGCGAGCTGACCATGGGCGTGGGCATGAAGGCCATGAGTGAGCGCGAGGAGGTCGGCGCGGCCAGCGTCGACTACCTGATGTACTCTGGCTACGTGACCCTGGCCTACCTCTTCGCTCGGGCCGCCAGGCAGGCCCGAGCCGCCCTGGCCGAGGGCGGCGACGAGGCCGCCTTCTACCGCGCCAAGCTCGATACCGCGCGCTTCTATTACCAGCGCCTGCTGCCGCGCACCCGCGCCCACCAGGCCGCCATCGAAGCGGGAGGCGAGTCGCTGATGGCGATCGGCGCCGAGGACTTCGGCCTGGGCTTTGAAACCTGA